A stretch of bacterium DNA encodes these proteins:
- the groL gene encoding chaperonin GroEL (60 kDa chaperone family; promotes refolding of misfolded polypeptides especially under stressful conditions; forms two stacked rings of heptamers to form a barrel-shaped 14mer; ends can be capped by GroES; misfolded proteins enter the barrel where they are refolded when GroES binds), giving the protein MAKQVIFEGDVRNALKRGVDIVAGAVKVTIGPRGRNVAIDRSWGGPVITNDGVSIAKEITLADKFENMGAGIVKEVATKTNDKAGDGTSTAVVLTQALVHEGLKRTAMGANAMMIRRGIEAAAKDAVDELKKMAKPIKTKEETRQVASISAESEELGAKIADVVEKVGKDGVVTVEESQSIGIETDYVEGLEFDKGYVSAYMITNAERMEAEAKDAPILITDKKISTVKDILPLLEKLAQGGKKELVIIADDVDGEALPMLVLNKLRGAFSVLAVKAPGYGDRKKEILADIAITVGAQVISDDTGSTLEKADLTMLGRAQRVVATKDSTVIVGGKGKKADIEKRVAQLKKQAENSDSKFDTEKLDERIAKLSGGVAVIRVGAATETEMKYLKDKIEDAVNATKAAIAEGIVPGGGSALAKVGAKIAKNVKAGAHDEFSIGYRILITALSAPLLQIAKNAGREDAEVILREVVTKGGNFGYDAASESTEPTIVDMIEAGIVDPVKVTRSGVQNAASAAAVLLTTEAAVADEPEDKKANPAVGDMGMGGMGME; this is encoded by the coding sequence ATGGCAAAACAAGTAATCTTTGAGGGAGATGTCCGCAACGCGCTCAAGCGCGGTGTCGACATCGTCGCCGGTGCAGTGAAAGTGACCATCGGTCCGCGTGGTCGCAATGTCGCGATCGATCGCTCATGGGGCGGTCCGGTCATCACCAACGACGGCGTTTCCATCGCGAAGGAGATCACGCTCGCGGATAAGTTCGAGAACATGGGCGCGGGCATCGTGAAGGAGGTCGCGACGAAGACGAACGACAAGGCAGGTGATGGTACGTCGACCGCAGTCGTCCTCACGCAGGCGCTCGTCCACGAAGGCTTGAAGCGCACGGCAATGGGCGCGAACGCGATGATGATCCGTCGCGGCATCGAAGCTGCGGCAAAGGACGCTGTCGATGAGTTGAAGAAGATGGCGAAGCCGATCAAGACCAAGGAGGAGACGCGTCAGGTCGCATCCATCTCCGCTGAATCTGAAGAGCTTGGCGCGAAGATCGCGGATGTCGTCGAGAAAGTCGGCAAGGATGGCGTGGTGACCGTCGAAGAATCGCAGTCGATCGGCATCGAGACGGATTATGTCGAAGGACTCGAGTTCGATAAAGGCTACGTCTCTGCGTACATGATCACCAATGCGGAGCGTATGGAAGCAGAAGCGAAGGATGCGCCGATCCTCATCACCGATAAGAAGATCTCGACGGTGAAAGACATCCTTCCTCTCTTGGAGAAGCTAGCCCAAGGTGGCAAGAAAGAGCTCGTCATCATCGCGGATGATGTGGATGGCGAAGCGCTCCCGATGCTCGTCCTCAACAAGCTCCGTGGCGCGTTCAGCGTGCTCGCGGTGAAGGCACCGGGCTATGGCGATCGCAAGAAGGAGATCCTTGCGGATATCGCGATCACCGTCGGTGCACAGGTCATTTCCGATGACACCGGTTCGACTCTCGAGAAAGCGGATCTCACGATGCTCGGTCGCGCACAGCGCGTCGTCGCGACGAAGGATTCGACCGTCATCGTCGGTGGCAAGGGAAAGAAAGCAGACATCGAGAAGCGTGTCGCGCAGCTCAAGAAGCAGGCAGAGAATTCGGATTCGAAATTCGATACGGAGAAGCTCGACGAGCGTATCGCGAAGCTCTCCGGCGGTGTCGCGGTCATCCGTGTCGGTGCAGCAACGGAGACCGAGATGAAATACCTCAAGGACAAGATCGAAGACGCGGTCAACGCGACGAAGGCGGCTATCGCGGAAGGAATCGTCCCGGGCGGCGGTTCCGCGCTTGCGAAAGTCGGTGCGAAGATCGCGAAGAACGTGAAAGCAGGTGCGCACGACGAATTCTCGATCGGCTACCGCATCCTCATCACCGCACTTTCCGCTCCGCTTCTCCAGATCGCGAAGAACGCCGGCCGTGAAGATGCGGAAGTGATTCTGCGCGAAGTCGTCACGAAGGGCGGCAACTTCGGCTACGACGCTGCAAGCGAATCGACCGAACCGACGATCGTCGACATGATCGAAGCGGGTATCGTCGATCCGGTGAAGGTGACGCGCTCGGGCGTACAGAACGCGGCTTCCGCTGCAGCGGTCCTTCTCACAACTGAAGCGGCGGTCGCTGATGAACCTGAAGACAAGAAAGCCAATCCGGCAGTCGGCGACATGGGCATGGGCGGCATGGGGATGGAGTAA
- a CDS encoding co-chaperone GroES encodes MATSKGSKKIGIQPLGDRVLVRPDSADDAKSPGGIYIPDTARTEKPERGTVVAVGPGKRGDDNDIIPVGVKVGDKVMFSKYGFDEVKIEDQEYYIISESSILAVFN; translated from the coding sequence ATGGCCACATCGAAAGGATCAAAAAAGATCGGCATTCAACCGCTTGGTGATCGTGTCTTAGTCCGACCGGATTCGGCGGACGATGCGAAATCTCCTGGCGGCATTTATATCCCTGATACGGCGCGTACTGAAAAGCCTGAGCGCGGAACGGTCGTCGCGGTCGGTCCCGGCAAGCGCGGTGACGATAACGACATCATCCCCGTAGGCGTCAAAGTGGGCGACAAGGTGATGTTCTCCAAATACGGTTTCGACGAAGTGAAGATAGAGGATCAGGAATACTACATTATCAGCGAGTCCAGCATCCTTGCGGTCTTCAACTAA
- the secG gene encoding preprotein translocase subunit SecG: MEISAVLPYVQIALSVLLVVAILLQRTGASLGGAFGADNFSSGFHTRRGFEKTLFQATIVLGILFALSALVNILIS, from the coding sequence ATGGAAATCTCGGCGGTACTGCCATACGTGCAGATCGCTCTCTCGGTACTCCTCGTCGTTGCGATCCTCTTGCAGCGAACCGGAGCAAGCCTTGGGGGTGCTTTCGGTGCTGATAACTTCAGCTCCGGTTTCCACACGCGCAGGGGGTTTGAGAAGACACTCTTCCAAGCTACCATTGTCCTCGGCATCCTGTTTGCTTTGTCTGCGCTCGTGAATATCCTTATCAGTTAG
- a CDS encoding ribonuclease J produces MQPNQPAPQGGGETRSQNRPHGNRQGGGPRQRRGGAGRSFRPNRPRRNSIVKVEHAAPSPRQKPQAKIPAVPENAVRIVPLGGVEEIGRNMTAVEVGNDIYILDAGFQFKEDETPGIDYILPNTGYLEENRDKIRGLLISHGHLDHIGGIPYIMDRVGNPMIYTRKLTGKMIQKRQEEFAGAPVVIREVEKDEAIRLGDHVIRFFGVTHTVPDSMGIIIETPWGDVVFTGDIKLNHDNGEPSDEEKREFSIFQNRKVLALLMDSTNVWQPGFSIPEKNVYATLEKIVKDSNSRLIIAMFASHLERLIRVIHFAEEAGKKIIIDGRSMRTNIEIARELGLVKYKDESVVSVENMAQYPPEKLVILATGAQGDEFASLARIGNKTHKYIRLQPTDTVVLSSSVIPGNERAVQKLKDNLSRQGAHIITYHASDVHASGHGNREEAAWIHKQVKPKFFIPVHGYHYMLRVHGHLAHELGMPKENVMIPDNGSIIEIFEGEKITKNSIKAPSELRVVEGHVVSELSDVLMRDRKALGQEGFCVVVATVDRRTGRLHKSPDIISRGFVYLRDNKDLMDQTRLIIRKSVEGSMKNPRSADLDAAREDLAENVSRFLLMKTHKRPIVIPVIVSI; encoded by the coding sequence ATGCAACCTAACCAGCCTGCTCCGCAAGGAGGTGGCGAGACCCGCTCGCAAAACCGACCGCACGGCAATCGCCAAGGCGGCGGTCCGCGACAGCGCCGTGGCGGCGCCGGTCGATCATTTAGACCGAATCGTCCACGCCGCAACTCGATCGTAAAGGTCGAGCATGCAGCACCATCGCCGCGCCAGAAGCCGCAGGCGAAGATCCCGGCAGTACCGGAAAACGCGGTGCGCATCGTACCGCTCGGCGGTGTCGAAGAGATCGGCCGCAACATGACGGCGGTGGAAGTCGGCAACGACATCTACATCCTCGACGCAGGATTCCAGTTCAAGGAAGACGAGACGCCGGGTATCGATTACATCCTTCCGAACACCGGATACCTCGAAGAGAATCGCGACAAGATCCGCGGTCTTCTCATCTCGCACGGCCACCTCGACCACATCGGCGGTATTCCCTACATCATGGATCGCGTCGGTAATCCGATGATCTACACGCGCAAGCTCACGGGCAAGATGATCCAGAAGCGTCAGGAAGAATTCGCCGGCGCACCGGTCGTCATCCGCGAAGTCGAGAAGGACGAGGCGATCCGCCTCGGTGATCACGTCATCCGCTTCTTCGGCGTCACCCACACCGTTCCGGATTCGATGGGTATCATCATCGAGACCCCGTGGGGCGATGTCGTCTTTACGGGAGATATCAAGCTCAACCACGACAACGGCGAGCCGTCAGACGAGGAAAAGCGCGAATTCTCCATCTTCCAGAACCGCAAGGTATTGGCACTCCTCATGGACTCCACGAACGTGTGGCAGCCGGGCTTCTCGATTCCTGAGAAGAACGTCTACGCGACGCTCGAGAAGATCGTGAAGGATTCCAACAGCCGCCTCATCATCGCGATGTTCGCCTCCCACTTGGAGCGCCTCATCCGCGTCATCCATTTCGCGGAAGAAGCGGGCAAGAAGATCATCATCGATGGTCGTTCCATGCGCACCAACATCGAGATCGCGCGCGAGCTTGGGTTAGTGAAGTACAAGGACGAGAGCGTGGTCAGTGTCGAGAATATGGCGCAGTATCCGCCGGAGAAGCTTGTGATTCTTGCAACCGGCGCACAGGGAGACGAATTCGCTTCCCTCGCTCGCATCGGTAACAAGACGCACAAGTACATCCGCTTGCAGCCGACGGACACCGTCGTTCTCTCGTCGTCCGTCATTCCAGGCAACGAGCGCGCCGTCCAGAAGCTTAAGGACAACCTCTCGCGTCAGGGCGCGCACATCATCACCTACCACGCATCCGACGTTCACGCGTCTGGTCACGGTAACCGCGAAGAAGCGGCATGGATCCACAAGCAGGTGAAGCCGAAGTTCTTCATCCCGGTCCACGGCTATCACTACATGCTCCGCGTCCACGGCCATCTCGCACACGAGCTCGGTATGCCGAAGGAGAACGTCATGATCCCGGACAACGGTTCGATCATCGAGATCTTCGAAGGAGAGAAGATCACGAAGAACTCGATCAAGGCGCCGTCGGAACTTCGCGTCGTCGAAGGGCACGTGGTCTCCGAACTGAGCGATGTCTTGATGCGCGATCGTAAGGCGCTTGGTCAGGAAGGTTTCTGTGTCGTCGTCGCCACCGTCGATCGCCGCACCGGCCGACTCCACAAATCTCCCGACATCATCTCACGCGGCTTCGTCTACCTGAGGGACAACAAGGATCTCATGGATCAGACGCGCCTCATCATCCGCAAGAGCGTCGAAGGTTCGATGAAGAACCCGCGCTCAGCCGATCTCGATGCGGCGCGCGAGGATCTCGCCGAGAACGTCTCGCGCTTTCTTCTCATGAAGACCCACAAGCGTCCGATCGTGATCCCGGTCATCGTGAGCATCTAG
- a CDS encoding A/G-specific adenine glycosylase produces the protein MPRTFSGSCNFLLKIHSSSRRRAAKKHENARVAAFHSLVVGYWKAYGRHDLPWRRTRDPYAILVSEIMLQQTQVNRVKPYFERWMRKFPTPQALASASLPSVLKEWQGLGYNRRGKLLRECAKAIVEKHSGKVPKDREKLVALPAIGPYTAGAIRAFAFDEPEVFIETNIRAALLHHFFPRSKNVPDTKLMPILRKLILHAESPREWYAAFMDYGSHVKKAHPNPSRRSKHHTVQSKFEGSQRQLRGQLLRRLMDGPIAESALVREQTKNTYRIEQVLRAMEAEGLLIKKGKSWQLAD, from the coding sequence GTGCCCCGCACATTTTCGGGGTCATGTAATTTTCTGCTGAAAATTCATTCCTCCTCGCGCCGTCGCGCTGCGAAGAAGCATGAAAACGCACGGGTCGCCGCCTTCCACTCATTGGTGGTGGGGTATTGGAAGGCATATGGGAGACATGATCTGCCGTGGCGCCGCACGCGCGATCCGTACGCGATACTCGTCTCAGAGATCATGCTGCAACAGACGCAGGTTAATCGCGTGAAGCCGTATTTCGAGCGCTGGATGCGGAAATTCCCGACCCCTCAAGCACTCGCATCCGCATCGCTTCCCAGCGTCTTGAAGGAGTGGCAGGGGCTCGGCTACAACCGCCGTGGGAAACTGCTGCGCGAGTGTGCGAAGGCGATCGTCGAGAAGCATAGCGGCAAAGTCCCGAAGGATCGCGAGAAGCTTGTCGCGCTGCCTGCCATCGGCCCGTATACCGCAGGGGCGATCCGTGCTTTTGCATTCGATGAGCCGGAGGTGTTCATCGAGACGAATATCCGCGCCGCGCTGCTGCATCATTTCTTCCCTCGATCGAAGAACGTGCCGGACACGAAGCTTATGCCCATCCTCAGGAAACTCATCCTTCATGCCGAATCACCGCGCGAATGGTATGCAGCATTCATGGACTACGGCTCCCATGTCAAAAAAGCGCACCCGAACCCGTCGCGCAGAAGCAAGCACCACACGGTGCAATCGAAATTCGAAGGGTCGCAACGCCAGCTTCGGGGACAGCTCCTGCGTCGTTTGATGGACGGGCCTATTGCTGAATCGGCACTCGTGCGCGAACAAACCAAAAACACCTACCGTATCGAGCAGGTGCTTCGGGCGATGGAAGCCGAAGGGCTTCTCATCAAGAAAGGGAAGTCGTGGCAGCTTGCCGACTAG
- a CDS encoding HAD family phosphatase: MEKKRVAVFDVDGTIFRSSLLIEVVDRLIFVGAFPESARDEFDAEKEKWLNREGDYDAYIQAVVSSFYKHLKGMQYRVLSDVAEYVVEEHWRRVYTYTRDLLKQLKQDGYFLLAVSHSPKSILDKFCPHLGFDKVYGTMYEIGPTDAFTGEVMDAHLIFNKAAIVKRAVEKHDLTLDGSVGVGDTESDIPFLELVARPICFNPNAKLYKHAKRVGWKVVVERKDVIYEL; encoded by the coding sequence ATGGAAAAAAAGCGAGTTGCGGTTTTTGATGTTGATGGCACGATATTCCGCTCGTCGCTCCTCATCGAGGTGGTGGACCGGCTCATCTTCGTCGGCGCGTTTCCGGAAAGTGCACGCGATGAATTCGATGCGGAAAAGGAGAAGTGGCTCAACCGCGAAGGGGATTACGACGCCTACATCCAAGCGGTCGTCAGCTCGTTCTACAAGCATTTGAAAGGCATGCAGTATCGCGTCCTTTCCGATGTCGCCGAATATGTCGTCGAGGAGCACTGGCGCCGCGTGTATACCTATACGCGCGATCTCCTGAAGCAGCTCAAGCAGGACGGTTATTTCCTCCTCGCGGTGTCGCACTCTCCGAAGAGCATCCTCGACAAGTTCTGTCCGCACCTTGGCTTCGACAAGGTATACGGCACGATGTATGAGATCGGTCCCACGGACGCATTCACGGGGGAAGTCATGGACGCGCATCTCATATTCAATAAGGCGGCGATCGTAAAGCGCGCCGTCGAGAAGCACGATCTCACTTTGGATGGTTCGGTGGGTGTGGGGGATACGGAATCGGATATCCCGTTCCTTGAACTCGTCGCCCGACCTATCTGTTTCAACCCGAACGCCAAGCTCTATAAGCACGCCAAAAGGGTGGGCTGGAAGGTCGTCGTAGAGAGGAAGGATGTGATTTATGAGCTCTAG
- the nth gene encoding endonuclease III — MTSLAERKARAAKIVRYLKKAYPQPKSELNHTTPFQFVVAVMLSAQCTDKLVNKVTETLFAKYKTPKDFASADPNEFAREIARVSFFRTKAKHVIASAKMVQAEYGGRVPNDVARLQKLPGVGYKTAHVIVGELFDVWPGIPTDTHVKRFARKFELTTHTDLNKISKDLEALVPEKDWKYVNNGLVLYGRYICKAHRHDCAQHPLTKLWPPAKSRWPSANERRKGSGKL; from the coding sequence ATGACGAGTCTTGCTGAACGAAAAGCCCGCGCCGCAAAGATCGTCCGCTACCTCAAAAAGGCCTATCCGCAACCAAAAAGTGAGCTCAATCACACGACGCCATTCCAGTTCGTGGTTGCGGTGATGCTCTCGGCGCAGTGTACCGATAAGCTGGTAAATAAAGTCACCGAGACGCTCTTCGCAAAATACAAGACACCCAAGGATTTTGCGTCCGCGGATCCGAATGAATTCGCGCGCGAAATCGCTCGAGTCTCGTTCTTCCGCACGAAAGCGAAGCATGTGATCGCGTCGGCGAAGATGGTACAGGCAGAATACGGCGGCAGAGTACCGAACGATGTCGCGAGGCTGCAGAAACTACCGGGCGTCGGTTATAAGACGGCGCATGTCATTGTGGGGGAATTATTTGATGTCTGGCCGGGAATCCCGACGGACACGCACGTAAAACGTTTTGCACGGAAATTCGAACTGACGACCCATACCGATCTCAACAAGATATCAAAGGATCTGGAAGCGTTGGTGCCGGAGAAAGACTGGAAATACGTAAACAACGGCCTCGTGCTCTACGGCCGTTACATCTGCAAGGCGCACCGGCATGATTGCGCGCAGCACCCCCTCACAAAACTGTGGCCACCTGCAAAATCTCGTTGGCCTTCAGCCAACGAGAGGCGAAAGGGGTCGGGAAAACTGTAG
- a CDS encoding Gmad2 immunoglobulin-like domain-containing protein: MRILFTIFIAALAFAAGVWYTGGFEALPQVPGLNQPATSTPTTTPTQNPTAPVAVYDNADSNRIQVTMPAPGATVPSTFTVSGKAVGGWYFEASFPYEVQDANGKKIAEGPVQAQGEWMTPAFVPFSFQVSIPNYKGKATLILRNDNPSGLPENAASISIPITIQ, translated from the coding sequence ATGCGTATCCTTTTCACCATATTCATAGCGGCGCTCGCTTTTGCAGCAGGTGTCTGGTACACCGGTGGATTTGAAGCCTTGCCCCAGGTTCCTGGGCTTAATCAGCCGGCAACCTCCACGCCGACTACTACGCCGACACAGAATCCGACCGCGCCGGTGGCGGTGTACGATAATGCGGATTCCAATCGCATCCAAGTGACTATGCCGGCGCCCGGCGCGACCGTCCCGTCGACATTCACGGTGAGCGGCAAGGCCGTCGGTGGGTGGTATTTCGAGGCGAGTTTCCCGTATGAAGTGCAAGACGCGAATGGCAAAAAGATCGCTGAAGGTCCGGTACAGGCACAGGGAGAGTGGATGACGCCGGCCTTCGTACCGTTCAGCTTCCAAGTCTCGATCCCGAACTACAAAGGGAAGGCGACCCTCATACTGCGTAACGACAATCCATCGGGTCTGCCTGAAAACGCTGCCTCGATTTCAATTCCGATCACCATCCAGTAA
- a CDS encoding YvcK family protein — protein sequence MKKVVTIGGGTGSYVVLRGLRMYTLDITAVVTMFDSGGSTGVLRDEFGVLPPGDVRRCLLALSEGKRAEILRKLFAFRFENGNGNGNKSSLHGHSFGNLFLVALTSIYGSDIEGIKKASELLDLNGKVLPVSLDKAHVHARLEDGTEIEGETNIDEPKHDGNIRIEEVFLKPPARIYDETAEAIEEADVIVICPGDLYSSLMPNFLVEGMQEVLRTSTAKKVLVAPLMTKWGETNGYTISAVAKELCAYMGIESFDAVLCNTTKPDPAMLAAYAEEKKEPMVLDTTELETYATEIILGDFASESDLARHDSDKVAKVLAEL from the coding sequence ATGAAGAAAGTCGTCACGATCGGAGGCGGCACCGGCAGTTACGTCGTGCTGCGCGGCCTCAGGATGTATACGCTGGATATCACGGCGGTCGTTACCATGTTCGATTCCGGCGGCTCTACCGGTGTCCTGCGGGACGAATTCGGCGTGCTCCCGCCGGGCGATGTGCGCCGCTGTCTCCTCGCGCTCTCGGAAGGGAAGCGCGCGGAGATCCTCCGCAAACTGTTCGCGTTCCGTTTCGAGAACGGTAACGGCAACGGGAATAAATCCTCACTCCACGGACATAGCTTCGGGAATCTGTTCCTCGTGGCGCTCACGTCCATCTACGGCTCAGATATTGAAGGAATCAAAAAGGCCTCGGAGCTTCTCGATCTCAACGGCAAGGTATTACCGGTCTCGCTCGATAAGGCGCATGTGCATGCGCGCTTGGAAGACGGCACCGAGATCGAAGGAGAGACGAATATCGACGAGCCTAAGCATGATGGCAATATCAGGATCGAAGAGGTCTTCCTCAAGCCGCCTGCCCGCATCTACGATGAGACCGCAGAGGCCATCGAAGAAGCCGACGTCATCGTGATCTGCCCGGGTGACCTCTATTCGTCGCTGATGCCGAATTTCCTTGTCGAAGGTATGCAGGAGGTCCTCCGCACCAGTACCGCCAAGAAAGTGCTCGTCGCGCCGCTTATGACCAAGTGGGGAGAGACCAACGGATATACCATCTCCGCCGTCGCCAAAGAACTCTGCGCGTACATGGGTATCGAATCGTTCGATGCGGTTCTCTGCAACACCACGAAGCCTGATCCGGCAATGCTCGCTGCCTACGCTGAAGAGAAGAAGGAGCCGATGGTGCTCGATACGACCGAGCTGGAGACCTATGCGACGGAGATCATTCTGGGCGATTTCGCGTCAGAATCAGACCTTGCACGCCACGATTCGGACAAGGTGGCGAAGGTCCTCGCTGAGCTCTAG
- a CDS encoding DoxX family protein, translating into MERRTEWGIFVLRIGLAILFLWFGFSQFFDQSAWTSWVPQWAMNITGLEAEMIVLLNGGFEIAMGVLLALGLYIRPAAILLGLHLAVLVFEIGLSPIGMRDFAIMMATFALSFLPADPYSLDA; encoded by the coding sequence ATGGAACGCAGAACTGAATGGGGTATCTTCGTACTACGCATCGGACTCGCGATCCTCTTCCTGTGGTTCGGTTTCTCGCAATTCTTCGATCAATCGGCGTGGACGAGCTGGGTACCGCAGTGGGCGATGAACATCACCGGTCTCGAGGCTGAGATGATCGTCCTTCTCAATGGCGGTTTCGAGATCGCCATGGGAGTCCTTCTTGCGCTCGGTTTGTATATCCGACCGGCGGCAATCCTGCTTGGCCTGCATCTCGCTGTCCTTGTCTTTGAGATAGGACTGAGTCCCATCGGTATGCGCGATTTCGCCATCATGATGGCCACCTTCGCGCTCTCGTTCCTGCCAGCCGATCCGTACTCCCTGGACGCGTAA
- a CDS encoding cytochrome b5 domain-containing protein, with amino-acid sequence MGYTGSMQNKFIPTLIGIAVIAATGGLAYWQDGHEAPATPSVPSNEDAAQAAYSAADVASHNSSSDCWSIINGGVYDLTSWIPRHPGGERAIEGLCGKDGSAAFNGQHGGGAAQAAILVDLSRS; translated from the coding sequence ATGGGGTATACTGGATCCATGCAGAACAAATTCATCCCCACACTCATCGGTATTGCCGTAATTGCTGCAACCGGCGGACTCGCGTATTGGCAGGATGGTCACGAGGCACCAGCAACCCCTTCAGTGCCTTCGAATGAAGATGCTGCGCAGGCTGCCTACAGCGCTGCAGATGTCGCGTCACACAACTCATCCAGCGATTGCTGGTCCATCATCAATGGCGGTGTGTACGATCTCACGTCGTGGATACCGCGACACCCGGGTGGCGAGCGTGCCATCGAAGGGCTGTGCGGCAAGGATGGTTCCGCCGCATTCAACGGGCAGCATGGCGGCGGCGCGGCGCAAGCCGCGATCTTAGTCGATCTTAGTCGATCTTAA
- the uppP gene encoding undecaprenyl-diphosphatase UppP has product MNFLEAIILGVVEGFTEFLPISSTAHLILTSQVLRIPESAFLSSFIIAIQLGAIASVVLIFWRRVFLNFCVMKRVSVAFIPTALIGYALYSLVKGFLFDSLEIIAWTLLLGGIILIIFEYWRKDRTIVETPLSEMPYMTAFVIGCIQAIAIIPGVSRAGATIVGGMLLGLGRKEIVEFSFLLAIPTMLAATGYDLLKTGSSFAAHEWELLAVGFLVSFIAAYAGIRFLMRLVQTHSFTGFGWYRVVLGVAVLAYLYVA; this is encoded by the coding sequence ATGAATTTCCTTGAAGCCATCATCCTCGGCGTCGTCGAGGGATTTACCGAATTTCTCCCGATCTCATCGACGGCCCATCTCATCCTGACGTCGCAGGTCCTGCGGATCCCTGAAAGCGCGTTCCTCTCGAGCTTCATCATCGCGATCCAGCTCGGAGCCATCGCGAGCGTGGTCCTCATCTTCTGGCGGCGCGTCTTCCTGAACTTCTGCGTGATGAAGCGGGTGAGTGTGGCGTTCATACCCACCGCACTTATCGGTTACGCCCTCTATTCGTTGGTGAAAGGATTCCTTTTCGACAGCTTGGAAATAATCGCGTGGACGCTTCTTTTGGGGGGTATCATACTCATCATTTTCGAATACTGGCGAAAGGACCGCACGATCGTCGAGACACCGCTTTCGGAAATGCCGTATATGACCGCGTTCGTCATCGGCTGCATCCAGGCGATCGCGATCATCCCGGGCGTCTCGCGCGCGGGGGCCACCATCGTGGGAGGCATGCTCCTCGGCCTCGGGCGCAAGGAGATCGTCGAGTTCTCGTTCCTTCTGGCGATCCCGACGATGCTTGCGGCAACCGGATACGATCTTCTGAAAACCGGTAGCTCGTTCGCTGCGCACGAATGGGAGCTTCTCGCGGTCGGCTTCCTTGTTTCGTTCATCGCCGCCTATGCAGGTATCCGTTTCTTGATGCGTCTCGTGCAGACGCACTCGTTCACCGGTTTCGGCTGGTACCGCGTCGTGCTTGGTGTCGCGGTTCTCGCGTATCTCTATGTCGCGTAA
- a CDS encoding DUF2585 family protein has translation MRNILLVIAGVLGLILLHAGLLWYMGQPLMYSGGYIKFWHGVVLSDGNSQHVSDWYSLSHIIHGVLFYALLTYFFPRIPLGIRLMLAIGIEMGWELFENTDMVIDRYREQALAQGYFGDSIVNSVGDIISVIIGFLLTWKLPTRASIALVIALELVALYFIRDSLALNVIQLIHPIDAIGAWQAGK, from the coding sequence ATGCGAAATATCCTTCTTGTAATTGCGGGTGTTCTGGGACTTATTCTTCTGCATGCAGGGCTTTTGTGGTACATGGGGCAGCCGCTCATGTATTCCGGCGGATACATCAAATTCTGGCACGGTGTCGTGCTCAGCGACGGCAATTCGCAACACGTGAGCGACTGGTATTCGCTCTCGCATATCATCCACGGCGTCCTTTTCTACGCGCTCCTTACGTACTTCTTTCCGCGTATCCCGCTTGGTATCCGCCTCATGCTCGCGATCGGGATAGAAATGGGATGGGAGTTGTTCGAGAATACCGACATGGTCATCGATCGGTATCGCGAGCAGGCGCTCGCACAAGGTTATTTCGGCGACAGTATCGTCAATTCGGTGGGAGATATCATCTCCGTCATCATCGGTTTCCTCCTAACATGGAAACTGCCGACGCGGGCCTCGATCGCACTTGTCATCGCTCTCGAGCTTGTCGCGCTCTATTTCATCCGCGATTCGCTCGCGCTCAATGTAATCCAGCTCATCCATCCCATCGATGCGATCGGTGCGTGGCAGGCGGGGAAATGA